From Virgibacillus natechei, the proteins below share one genomic window:
- a CDS encoding alkaline phosphatase family protein produces MIKKLVIAFIAFILILAVINWYGIATPTKDIEDQSLNPSSKPVVFLLVDSLMDEPLQKAIEEGKAPALEYLAANGNYLPEIVSSYPTMSVSIDSTLLTGTYPDQHRIPALAWFNKEDNRLINYGSSVMEAYNLGFKNILHDTVYNLNQEHLSENVNTIFEKLDERQMNSASLNGLIYRGNQSHSLEIPRILPAFNLLSGEVSVNGPSLLSVGSLSQFNPENNRHNNFWQKLGINDTFTANELKYLIQNDTLLSFTLAYFSDLDQRVHEEGRMDIEGIEEIDKHLQELLNEYPTWEEALEEVIFIVYGDSGHSHIEKDESKALIDLNSLSDTYELSSLGDPIRSEDQVVLAVNSRMAYINLLDDEIGYTEMASHLIEDDRIGFIAWEDERGNHVISPDSDDQLTFKPQGQYVDEYNQEWDLSGDFSILDFSVKGENRIEYGDYPDGLARLYGALHSHDGRYLIVDAKPGHEFIGDYSPTHLGGGGHGSLHEQDSLTPLITTGTDIEPEHKRIVNFKDWILELTSD; encoded by the coding sequence ATGATAAAAAAATTAGTTATTGCGTTCATCGCCTTTATTCTAATCTTAGCTGTCATTAACTGGTACGGTATAGCTACTCCGACAAAGGACATAGAAGATCAATCATTAAACCCTTCTTCTAAACCTGTTGTATTTTTACTTGTCGACTCCTTAATGGACGAACCTTTACAAAAAGCTATTGAAGAGGGAAAGGCGCCTGCTCTCGAATATTTAGCTGCAAATGGAAACTATTTGCCTGAAATAGTAAGTTCGTATCCTACCATGTCTGTCTCAATTGATAGCACATTGTTAACCGGTACTTACCCTGATCAGCATCGTATTCCAGCACTTGCCTGGTTTAATAAAGAAGATAATCGCCTAATAAACTATGGCAGCAGTGTAATGGAAGCCTACAACCTTGGTTTTAAGAACATCTTGCACGACACTGTTTACAATTTAAACCAGGAGCATTTAAGTGAAAATGTCAACACCATATTTGAAAAATTGGATGAAAGACAGATGAATTCTGCTTCACTAAATGGGCTGATCTATCGAGGAAATCAAAGTCATAGCCTAGAGATTCCGAGAATACTCCCTGCATTTAATCTCTTGTCCGGTGAAGTAAGTGTCAATGGACCTTCCCTATTATCAGTTGGCAGCTTATCACAATTTAATCCTGAAAATAATCGTCACAATAATTTTTGGCAAAAACTAGGGATTAACGATACCTTTACTGCCAATGAACTGAAGTACCTTATTCAAAATGACACCCTACTTTCCTTTACACTAGCCTATTTCTCTGATCTTGATCAGCGGGTTCATGAAGAGGGGCGAATGGATATAGAAGGAATTGAAGAAATCGACAAACATTTACAAGAACTTTTAAATGAATACCCCACCTGGGAGGAAGCACTGGAAGAAGTAATATTTATCGTGTACGGGGATAGTGGCCATTCTCACATTGAAAAGGATGAGTCAAAAGCGTTAATCGATTTAAATTCACTGTCAGATACTTACGAGCTTTCAAGTTTAGGAGACCCCATTCGTAGTGAAGATCAAGTTGTCCTTGCTGTCAATTCACGTATGGCATATATAAATCTGTTAGATGATGAAATAGGTTATACAGAAATGGCTTCCCATTTAATTGAAGATGACAGAATTGGTTTTATCGCATGGGAAGACGAGCGTGGGAATCATGTTATATCACCAGACTCAGATGATCAGCTGACTTTCAAACCACAAGGACAATATGTGGATGAATATAATCAGGAATGGGATTTAAGTGGCGACTTTTCCATATTGGATTTCTCTGTTAAAGGGGAAAACAGAATAGAATATGGGGATTATCCCGATGGACTTGCCCGTTTATATGGGGCGCTTCACTCTCATGATGGCCGTTATCTAATCGTCGATGCTAAGCCTGGTCATGAATTCATTGGCGATTATTCTCCTACCCATCTTGGTGGTGGCGGACACGGTTCATTACATGAACAAGATTCCCTTACCCCGCTGATTACAACCGGAACTGACATCGAACCTGAACATAAACGCATCGTAAATTTTAAAGACTGGATACTTGAACTAACCAGTGATTAA
- a CDS encoding diacylglycerol/lipid kinase family protein, with product MNKTYKQALIIFNPESGNKKNHKSIDLIIDKLSDIGYNVTVQQSMLEDNRDNPVKIACEYKWDAIFIAGGDGTVNHTIQYLAKQAYRPKLGIFPFGTSNEFAKIIGMPCNIEEVLTIIERGKTKTIDIGKIGDDYFANIAGAGWLTDITYKASPILKTYFGEFAYSLCLIKTLLFTKQPASISINVPLNQQFSDLSIFIIMSGNSIGPLEQLIDTTTPLKEGHLHLLTCKRTNRFKLLIALLRKMLHMTDSNTPLTYSQVNSGSFTIPESCFVNLDGEQTKVTSKEFNVLPHHFHVFTALKEN from the coding sequence ATGAATAAAACATATAAACAAGCTTTAATAATTTTCAATCCTGAATCAGGAAATAAGAAAAACCATAAATCGATCGACCTTATCATAGATAAGCTATCAGACATTGGTTATAACGTAACGGTCCAACAATCTATGTTAGAGGATAACAGGGATAATCCAGTGAAAATAGCATGCGAATATAAATGGGATGCTATTTTTATTGCTGGTGGTGATGGGACAGTGAATCATACAATTCAATACCTGGCGAAACAAGCTTATCGACCGAAATTAGGAATTTTTCCATTTGGTACGAGCAATGAATTTGCAAAGATCATCGGAATGCCTTGTAACATTGAGGAAGTCTTAACTATTATTGAAAGGGGAAAAACAAAAACCATTGATATCGGAAAAATCGGTGACGATTACTTTGCAAATATTGCAGGAGCGGGGTGGTTGACAGATATTACATACAAAGCCTCTCCTATCCTGAAAACCTATTTTGGTGAATTTGCCTATAGTCTTTGTTTGATCAAAACATTACTATTTACAAAGCAACCAGCAAGCATTTCAATCAATGTTCCTTTGAACCAGCAATTTTCTGACCTATCTATCTTCATCATTATGAGCGGGAATTCTATAGGGCCATTGGAACAACTAATTGATACAACAACACCGCTTAAAGAAGGACACCTCCACCTGCTTACATGTAAAAGAACCAATCGATTTAAACTACTAATAGCTTTGCTGAGAAAAATGCTCCATATGACAGATAGCAACACACCCCTTACCTATTCCCAGGTAAATTCAGGTTCCTTTACAATTCCTGAATCATGCTTCGTAAATCTTGATGGCGAACAAACGAAAGTCACAAGTAAAGAATTTAACGTTCTTCCCCATCATTTCCATGTATTTACTGCTTTAAAAGAAAACTAA
- a CDS encoding diacylglycerol/lipid kinase family protein encodes MALYCVIVNEAAGNGRALKIWQHTKNTLQQKGIHYRVRFTKYSNHATEFAHDIVQRQEAKAVVAIGGDGTIHEVINGLIGSSIPLGIIPAGSGNDFCRGMRIPLNYDQAIKRILKDEQKVVDVGHINDKYFATIAGIGFDGQVAQESNKTKNKKIMNAIRMGSIPYIINVLKVLLYYKPTSVDLHIDSQKTSHQKVWLIAIANSPFYAGGMMICPDAKNNDQLFDICIIKGISRWKLLKIFPSVFKGKHINHPSVTTLKGEKLEVLSNASMIAHGDGEIIGETPFNVKIAKSNLYVL; translated from the coding sequence ATGGCTTTGTATTGTGTTATTGTAAATGAAGCTGCAGGTAATGGGAGAGCTCTGAAAATTTGGCAGCATACGAAGAATACACTTCAGCAAAAGGGAATTCATTATCGTGTACGTTTTACGAAGTATTCTAATCACGCTACTGAATTTGCTCATGATATTGTGCAGCGGCAAGAAGCAAAGGCTGTCGTCGCAATAGGTGGGGATGGTACGATTCATGAAGTAATTAATGGATTAATAGGATCGAGTATACCATTAGGAATTATTCCGGCTGGGTCAGGAAATGATTTTTGCAGAGGTATGCGCATACCACTAAATTACGATCAAGCTATAAAACGAATTTTAAAGGATGAGCAGAAGGTGGTTGATGTCGGGCATATTAACGATAAATATTTTGCCACTATAGCAGGTATAGGATTTGACGGACAGGTGGCTCAGGAATCGAACAAGACAAAAAACAAAAAAATAATGAATGCAATAAGAATGGGAAGTATCCCTTATATCATTAATGTATTGAAAGTTTTGCTCTATTATAAACCAACCAGCGTCGATTTACATATTGATTCACAGAAAACCTCCCATCAAAAAGTGTGGTTAATTGCTATTGCTAATTCTCCTTTTTATGCTGGGGGAATGATGATTTGTCCAGATGCTAAAAACAATGATCAACTTTTTGATATTTGTATTATTAAAGGAATATCAAGGTGGAAACTTTTAAAAATATTCCCTTCCGTTTTTAAAGGAAAACATATTAACCACCCCTCTGTTACAACGCTAAAAGGAGAGAAACTGGAAGTATTATCAAACGCGTCTATGATAGCACACGGAGACGGCGAGATTATTGGTGAAACACCCTTTAACGTAAAGATCGCCAAATCAAACTTATACGTATTGTAA
- a CDS encoding endonuclease/exonuclease/phosphatase family protein, whose amino-acid sequence MSHLSLNPYIHRLQTDFLINQVNDYTHPVIIMGDFNMKSGSGGWKKMTSEFQDVWHLAGDGKGSTYPSLQPRSRLDYIFVSPSVKVLEANVVTSIPKASDSLPLKAHLSI is encoded by the coding sequence GTGAGCCATTTAAGTCTTAACCCGTATATTCATCGTCTTCAAACAGATTTTTTGATAAATCAGGTCAATGACTATACGCACCCAGTTATTATTATGGGGGATTTTAATATGAAGTCTGGTTCAGGTGGATGGAAGAAGATGACCAGTGAGTTTCAAGATGTTTGGCATCTTGCAGGAGATGGAAAGGGAAGTACCTATCCATCACTACAACCTAGGTCAAGATTAGACTACATATTTGTAAGTCCTAGTGTGAAGGTTCTTGAAGCAAATGTTGTAACTAGCATACCAAAAGCATCTGATTCTTTACCGTTAAAAGCACATTTATCTATTTAA
- a CDS encoding endonuclease/exonuclease/phosphatase family protein, protein MKEKGDYFVEMKVMTYNIRHGKGKDKQLDLYRIAEVIKRSDAAIIGINEIDRYYSRSLHIDQPNWLARELDMDYAFAPSLSLPPKHYSELRQYGNAILSRYPIISKKRIRLKLNHVLSKEDRYLTPLFK, encoded by the coding sequence TTGAAAGAGAAAGGTGACTATTTTGTGGAAATGAAGGTCATGACTTATAACATTCGCCACGGTAAGGGGAAGGATAAACAACTAGACTTATACAGAATAGCTGAGGTTATAAAAAGAAGTGATGCTGCAATTATTGGTATTAATGAAATTGATCGCTATTATTCCCGGAGTCTACATATCGATCAACCCAATTGGCTTGCTAGGGAGTTGGACATGGACTATGCCTTCGCTCCGTCGCTATCTTTACCGCCAAAACACTATTCCGAACTTCGACAATATGGTAATGCTATCTTGTCTCGTTATCCAATTATAAGCAAAAAACGTATCCGTTTGAAGTTAAATCACGTCTTATCGAAGGAAGACCGATACTTGACTCCACTATTCAAATAA
- a CDS encoding multicopper oxidase domain-containing protein — protein sequence MFKKLNFILIVGIIATVLLLTACGEDVNREAEVSEDQAEDAVETVSAEEEAPEVIGSHEDLNQEPVPLEVERDGSDVYVKMTAQITDIEIEEGYNYKAWTFNGEAPGPLVEVNEGDTIHFTLDNLDPAIPHSMDFHAVHTAPDKGFADVAPNEEGRFSYKADNPGVFMYHCGTDPVLSHIANGMHGVIIVHPDDGYPTDDEVDEEYVIIQNEWYRYNDLDDMTNNEPSQVVFSTKALEEGQANTNGVIGALQDEPLEANVGDKVRFYVNNVGPNEVSSFHVIGTLFDDVYLDGNPANHLEGMQTVMLPTSGGAVVEFTVTEEGEYPFVTHQFKHATKGAMGVINVTE from the coding sequence TTGTTTAAAAAACTAAACTTTATTCTAATTGTCGGTATTATTGCAACTGTTTTGCTGTTGACTGCTTGTGGTGAAGATGTGAATAGGGAAGCGGAAGTATCAGAAGACCAAGCAGAAGATGCGGTCGAAACGGTAAGTGCTGAAGAAGAAGCCCCAGAAGTAATTGGATCCCATGAAGATTTGAACCAGGAACCAGTTCCGTTGGAAGTAGAACGTGATGGGTCAGATGTATATGTTAAGATGACGGCACAAATAACGGATATTGAAATTGAAGAAGGCTATAATTATAAAGCATGGACATTTAATGGGGAAGCGCCAGGTCCACTTGTTGAAGTAAATGAAGGGGACACCATCCACTTTACATTAGACAACTTGGATCCAGCAATACCACACAGTATGGATTTTCATGCAGTACACACAGCACCAGATAAGGGGTTTGCTGATGTAGCACCAAATGAAGAAGGGAGATTTTCTTATAAAGCAGACAATCCTGGAGTATTCATGTATCACTGTGGAACAGACCCAGTTCTTTCTCACATTGCAAATGGTATGCATGGCGTAATTATCGTACATCCAGATGATGGTTATCCAACAGATGACGAAGTGGATGAAGAATACGTCATTATTCAAAACGAATGGTATAGATACAATGACTTAGACGATATGACAAATAATGAACCTTCTCAAGTCGTTTTCTCTACAAAAGCACTTGAGGAAGGACAGGCAAATACAAATGGTGTCATTGGAGCATTGCAAGACGAACCTTTAGAAGCAAATGTAGGCGACAAAGTTCGATTCTATGTAAATAACGTAGGTCCGAATGAAGTGAGTTCATTCCACGTTATTGGGACGCTATTTGATGATGTTTACTTGGACGGAAATCCAGCAAATCACTTGGAAGGAATGCAGACAGTAATGTTACCAACAAGTGGTGGGGCTGTTGTTGAATTCACGGTAACAGAAGAAGGCGAATATCCATTCGTAACCCATCAGTTTAAGCATGCAACGAAAGGGGCCATGGGCGTTATTAATGTAACAGAGTAA
- a CDS encoding PDZ domain-containing protein — translation MTEAWGIEIASGIGKLFLNPLLYWALLLTAFAGYKRIKRERMDFGIKVFDIFSEWKNTWITSIIVGIIISIIALGAGLVFTYETILLLSLVVILLSITTKFTMLSASYTIGITYLLLLFLPFVLQDQTYIDADLFTSVNFTGLSLLLGIFLLVEAINLGRIKRNETFPELVIGNRGGWIGRHHIKKLSIIPFFILVPAGMITPIAPFWPYFSLGDETYSLLLVPFIIGFDHVVKGSLPQNTAIRLAAYVLVLGLIVIALAIGSIFVSWLSLVAVLFALLGREFIKYRQRMNDRLGRAYFHQTDHGLKILGLIPGTPAERLDILVGETIVKVNGIKISSVHEFYQSLQASGASFKLGVLDDAGEIRFVQSALYEGDHHKLGIIFPTDPYRKK, via the coding sequence ATGACAGAAGCATGGGGAATAGAAATAGCGTCAGGAATTGGAAAATTATTTTTAAATCCATTATTGTATTGGGCTTTACTATTAACAGCATTCGCAGGGTATAAGCGGATTAAAAGAGAACGAATGGATTTTGGTATTAAGGTATTTGATATTTTTTCAGAATGGAAAAATACCTGGATTACGTCGATTATTGTTGGTATTATTATTTCTATTATTGCATTAGGAGCAGGTTTAGTCTTCACATATGAAACGATCCTCTTGTTAAGTTTGGTCGTCATCCTGCTAAGTATAACGACAAAATTCACGATGCTGTCAGCAAGTTATACGATAGGGATTACATATTTATTACTTTTGTTCCTACCATTTGTTTTGCAAGACCAAACATATATAGATGCTGACTTATTTACGTCTGTTAACTTCACGGGATTAAGTCTTTTATTAGGGATCTTCTTACTGGTGGAAGCGATAAACCTTGGTCGCATAAAGCGTAATGAAACATTTCCTGAGCTAGTTATTGGAAATCGCGGGGGATGGATTGGTCGTCATCATATTAAAAAGCTAAGTATCATTCCATTTTTTATATTGGTGCCAGCCGGAATGATTACACCAATTGCCCCGTTTTGGCCTTATTTTTCATTAGGGGATGAAACGTATAGTCTTTTGCTTGTGCCATTTATAATTGGGTTTGATCATGTAGTTAAAGGAAGCTTGCCACAAAATACAGCAATTAGACTGGCTGCATATGTTTTAGTTCTAGGCTTAATCGTAATCGCTTTAGCAATTGGTAGTATTTTCGTATCTTGGTTATCACTTGTGGCAGTGTTATTCGCTTTATTAGGTAGGGAATTTATAAAATATAGGCAGCGCATGAATGATCGTTTAGGACGTGCCTATTTTCATCAAACCGATCATGGATTAAAAATACTCGGACTAATACCTGGAACGCCAGCAGAGAGGCTTGATATTCTTGTGGGAGAAACAATTGTAAAAGTTAATGGAATAAAAATCAGTAGTGTTCATGAGTTTTACCAATCCCTACAAGCTAGTGGGGCATCTTTTAAATTAGGCGTCCTGGATGATGCAGGTGAAATCAGATTTGTCCAAAGTGCTTTGTATGAGGGGGATCATCATAAATTAGGTATTATTTTTCCCACAGATCCTTATAGGAAAAAGTAA